Proteins encoded together in one Labrus bergylta chromosome 20, fLabBer1.1, whole genome shotgun sequence window:
- the si:ch211-161h7.4 gene encoding enolase-phosphatase E1, with amino-acid sequence METKYPTLKRPKRKLCYLNNSNSPSKKWTRTLTPTLGAIDKIFDDLDSSSIDDVDIVPPSPLRQTSDNETNQSEKEVSPVPQEGQILKKPPGSHMGPKGDILGPATRSPSPNLDIDLDFQFKMHGPVKTSSPIEENMAVERVAELDKEKDRVVSPILFACEDEEEEEAEAEHLYSQKPQCQERITKESDDFGLESPPNRVALSKPKVSCHKKELESLGKEGHPVKGNSSSKTQTDVSEGKPERQEKTEASVSKVRQDPKLAAPNKKSESVRNQPSVEVSTRVGKNMTTFVQKLKEAGLSKPACSRKSLSPVKVPTPPPEPEEDFLLLEDETPLWISIPTKSATGKKQRPSRTSSTDNDSSKDKGTKESPPERTQEQQESNQTNRKVGHQTVSQEMKKMKEKKKESAKQRTDTTESTSPEDLPVVELLEQEKPNKKKQRLKKLPPKESDKAEEQPEDTAEREREGGEPTPKRLHNQPSVEVSTHVRKDMSAFLLKLREAGLSKPACSRKSLSPVKVPTPPPEPEEDFLILEDETPLWISIPTKSATGKKQRPSRTSSTDKDSSKDKGTKESPPEKTQEQQESNQTNRKVGHQTVSQEMKKMKVKEKKKESAKQRTDTTESTSPQDLPVVELLEQEKPNKKKQRLKKLPPKESDKAEEQPEDTAEREREGGEPTLKTKDKAQKATERKTSKSVKDGKENAKTGTAKSSKGGRKVMQGSDGRKEAAYTETAKEPSKEHKDLEDEGSASERETSKSKAQTAKDFSDGKDEQKQTPPVSDGTPPEDDHIIGKRKRKQTGLWWLSSPEETEAADHWPTVKKQSKQNNKEPITATRSPVKAKKEKALKKRIQAECATSSCQDKNKIKEKKNRRGKIKSNQERGKEEAEPVEEQEQQGEVEDQNLDEGSSPLDFSHRGHSLSTGEEVFHRVYHHISTEEQSITPAPTTPRRQREQLRTAESDKRRRKCPGNWWAVNGPTEEAENISSKPQQEPKPKKERKKKSKQSRGFKLGTPKNGNVAVSSKPPEGAAVPPLTGKLMSAPKTVKRSLATFKDIFDSAAETSTVASSRGAVQKNTRKVRATDLSVPDESDKGILNVDSVEVSPPYHDTPQDDKCHSEDISIPFRSGPPSMFELQEYEEHDTMTRPSPSVLSALSASDLCAPPLKPLILQPKDKANLAEWFKCLWSASVDKGPEVSPEHFDWYFYQGRAIGFMVDLNSGTICSGKILLGSYMKKPLWVDHSATSVFHLLTSSVSVAIDGSESRFNPGQSFMVPCGHAYCIENVSRQPAVLYFTRVLTESLD; translated from the exons AAGAGACCAAAGAGGAAGCTCTGCTACCTTAATAACTCCAACAG TCCATCTAAAAAGTGGACAAGAACACTGACTCCCACTTTGGGAGCCATCgataaaatatttgatgaccTGG ATTCATCCTCAATTGATGATGTTGACATAGTCCCGCCGTCTCCTCTGCGCCAGACCTCAGATAATGAGACTAACCAGAGTGAGAAAGAGGTGTCACCAGTCCCACAGGAAGGACAAATACTGAAAAAACCTCCTGGAAGCCATATG GGTCCTAAAGGAGACATCCTGGGTCCTGCAACAAGGTCGCCCAGTCCTAATCTAGACATCG ATTTGGACTTCCAATTTAAAATGCATGGGCCAGTGAAGACATCCAGTCCTATTGAAGAAAACATGGCTGTGGAACGTGTAGCAGAATTGGACAAGGAAAAAGACAGAGTTGTGTCCCCGATTCTCTTTGCCTGtgaagatgaggaagaagaggaggcggAGGCGGAGCATCTATACAGCCAGAAACCGCAATGCCAGGAGCGCATCACAAAAGA GAGTGATGACTTTGGTCTGGAGTCTCCTCCGAATAGGGTTGCTTTAAGCAAACCAAAGGTGTCCTGCCACAAAAAAGAGTTGGAGAGTCTGGG AAAAGAGGGTCATCCTGTCAAAGGAAACTCATCCAGTAAAACTCAAACAGATGTTTCAGAAGGTAAACCAGAAAG GCAAGAAAAGACCGAAGCGTCTGTGTCTAAAGTGAGACAGGATCCTAAACTGGCAGCTCCAAACAAAAAGTCAGAAAGTGTTCGCAATCAGCCTTCAGTTGAGGTTTCAACTCGTGTCGGAAAAAACATGACAACTTTCGTACAGAAGCTTAAAGAAGCTGGACTTTCCAAACCTGCATG TTCCAGAAAGTCTCTGTCACCTGTAAAAGTacccactcctcctcctgagcCAGAGGAGGATTTCCTGCTTCTGGAGGATGAAACCCCTCTTTGGATTTCCATTCCAACAAAAAGTGCCACCGGTAAGAAACAGAGACCGAGCAGAACGTCCAGCACCGACAACGACAGCTCAAAAGACAAGGGGACGAAGGAGAGCCCGCCAGAGAGGACACAAGAACAACAGGAGTCtaatcagacaaacagaaaagtgGGACACCAGACTGTCAGTCAAGAAATGAAGaagatgaaagagaagaagaaggagtcAGCCAAGCAGAGAACTGATACGACTGAATCAACCAGCCCGGAGGATCTTCCTGTGGTTGAATTATTGGAACAAGAGAAaccaaacaagaagaaacaacGACTCAAGAAGCTTCCTCCTAAAGAAAGTGACAAAGCAGAGGAGCAGCCTGAAGACACggctgagagggagagagagggaggagagccaACCCCGAAAAGACTTCACAATCAGCCGTCAGTCGAGGTTTCCACTCATGTCAGAAAAGACATGTCTGCTTTCCTACTGAAGCTTAGAGAAGCTGGACTTTCCAAACCTGCATG TTCCAGAAAGTCTCTGTCACCTGTAAAAGTacccactcctcctcctgagcCAGAGGAGGATTTCCTGATTCTGGAGGATGAAACCCCTCTTTGGATTTCCATTCCAACAAAAAGTGCCACCGGTAAGAAACAGAGACCGAGCAGAACGTCCAGCACCGACAAAGACAGCTCAAAAGACAAGGGGACGAAGGAGAGCCCGCCAGAGAAGACACAAGAACAACAGGAGTCtaatcagacaaacagaaaagtgGGACACCAGACTGTCAGTCAAGAAATGAAGAAGATGAaagtgaaagagaagaagaaggagtcAGCCAAGCAGAGAACTGATACGACTGAATCAACCAGCCCGCAGGATCTTCCTGTGGTTGAATTATTGGAACAAGAGAAaccaaacaagaagaaacaacGACTCAAGAAGCTTCCACCTAAAGAGAGTGACAAAGCAGAGGAGCAGCCTGAAGACACtgctgagagggagagagagggaggagagccaaccctgaaaacaaaagacaaagccCAGAAGGCCACTGAAAGAAAGACATCAAAATCTGTAAAAGATGGGAAAGAAAATGCCAAGACAGGCACGGCTAAGTCGTCAAAGGGGGGCAGGAAAGTGATGCAAGGGTCTGATGGAAGAAAGGAGGCGGCGTACACTGAGACTGCGAAGGAACCAAGTAAGGAGCACAAAGATCTAGAAGACGAGGGCTCTGCATCAG AAAGAGAAACCTCAAAGTCTAAAGCACAAACAGCAAAGGATTTCTCCGACGGAAAAGATGAACAGAAACAAACGCCGCCCGTGTCTGACGGAACTCCACCTGAAGACGACCACATTATtgggaaaaggaaaaggaagcagACCGGACTGTGGTGGCTAAGCTCCCCAGAagaaacagaagctgcagaccACTGGCCTACGGTGAAGAAGCAGTCAAAGCAGAACAACAAGGAGCCCATCACAGCAACACGTTCTCCGGTAAAGGCTAAGAAAGAAAAGGCTCTAAAGAAGAGGATTCAGGCAGAGTGTGCAACGTCGTCCTGTCaggataaaaacaaaattaaagaaaagaaaaacagacggggcaaaatcaaatcaaatcaggaaagaggaaaggaaGAAGCAGAGCCGGTGGaagagcaggagcagcagggtGAAGTCGAGGACCAGAACTTGGATGAAGGGTCTAGTCCTTTGGACTTTTCACACAGAGGCCACAGCCTCAGCACAG gggaGGAGGTATTTCATAGAGTGTATCATCACATCTCAACTGAAGAACAGTCCATCACCCCAGCGCCTACTACTCCCAGAAGGCAGAGGGAGCAGCTTAGGACAGCAGAATCAGATAAACGGAGGAGGAAATGTCCGGGTAACTGGTGGGCCGTCAACGGCCCGACGGAGGAAGCGGAGAACATCTCGTCAAAGCCGCAGCAGGAGCCCAAACctaagaaggaaagaaaaaagaagagcaaaCAGAGCAGGGGCTTTAAACTGGGGACTCCTAAAAATGGTAATGTTGCAGTCTCATCAAAGCCACCAGAGGGAGCTGCTGTTCCTCCTCTGACGGGGAAGCTAATGTCAGCTCCCAAGACTGTCAAACGCTCTCTGGCCACGTTTAAAGACATTTTCGATTCAGCTGCAGAGACCTCGACTGTGGcgagcagcagaggagcagtTCAGAAAAACACGCGTAAAGTCAGAGCTACTGACCTTTCAGTCCCAGATGAAAGTGACAAAGGTATTCTCAATGTAGATTCTGTCGAGGTCAGCCCTCCATACCACGACACCCCACAGGATGACAAGTGTCATTCAGAGGACAT TTCAATCCCCTTCAGAAGTGGACCGCCCTCCATGTTTGAGCTGCAAGAGTACGAGGAGCATGACACCATGA CTCGGCCGTCACCCAGCGTCCTTTCTGCCCTCTCTGCATCCGATCTGTGCGCCCCTCCTCTCAAACCGCTCATCTTGCAGCCGAAGGATAAGGCAAACCTGGCAGAGTGGTTTAAGTGTCTCTGGTCTGCCTCTGTCGATA AAGGTCCTGAAGTCAGTCCGGAGCATTTCGACTGGTACTTCTATCAGGGCCGAGCGATCGGCTTCATGGTGGACCTGAACTCTGGAACCATCTGTAGTGGGAAAATCCTGCTGGGCTCCTACATGAAGAAGCCTCTGTGGGTGGATCACAGCGCCACATCA GTTTTTCACTTATTAACCAGCTCTGTGAGCGTAGCCATTGACGGCAGCGAGTCACGCTTCAATCCAGGACAGTCCTTCATGGTGCCATGTG GTCATGCTTACTGCATTGAAAACGTCAGTAGGCAGCCTGCAGTTCTGTACTTCACCAGGGTATTAACAGAAAGTTTGGACTAA